A window of Candidatus Hydrogenedentota bacterium contains these coding sequences:
- a CDS encoding phage tail sheath subtilisin-like domain-containing protein, translating into MLWQAVAAGVVGNGITVALVASGNDTPLSVDVAGPAVTVNLATDGDGVATSTVAQVVFAVTAKAEAAALVTVAGTDTGVVAVVAVTHLAGGLEPQDALTVRAVDEGVWGDRIAVQLENGSRSPDTEFNLIVRHKNEIVEVFKDLSMSPTAANYVELVVNGDSEYIAVEDKTTGTVTAQHRPAVGQFTLSGGDDGLTGIADEDYIGDHSQHTGFSAFEDVFDLNLLCIPGVTTGAVLNAALTYAELRKDVFCILDTPMGLTPQETLDFRRGQGGYAHEAFNSSYGALYWPWLRIEDPVSGHEKLVPPSGAVAGCYARNDQKAYVWSAPAGIDRGRVFNVQGVAYLTQRADRDVLYPEGINVIAVFPDSGVNVWGQKTLLQQPSAADRVNVRRLMIYMERAVGDSSRFVTFEPNHPRTWRALLRLINPFLQDVKSNGGVYDYRVQCDAETNPPAVQDRNEIVARVFVKPTKTAEFVELNFVMTDTGSDFKEIFNA; encoded by the coding sequence ATCCTCTGGCAGGCCGTGGCTGCAGGCGTGGTGGGCAACGGTATCACCGTCGCCCTCGTCGCATCCGGCAACGACACGCCCTTGTCCGTCGATGTAGCGGGGCCGGCCGTCACGGTCAACCTCGCAACCGATGGCGACGGCGTAGCCACGTCGACGGTCGCTCAGGTCGTTTTCGCTGTCACGGCGAAAGCCGAAGCCGCCGCGCTGGTTACGGTCGCCGGGACGGATACAGGCGTCGTGGCTGTAGTTGCCGTAACGCACTTGGCGGGCGGGTTAGAGCCGCAGGACGCGTTGACGGTCAGGGCAGTGGACGAAGGCGTCTGGGGCGACCGCATTGCTGTCCAATTGGAGAACGGTTCGCGTTCCCCGGACACGGAGTTCAACCTGATCGTCCGGCACAAGAACGAGATCGTCGAGGTCTTCAAGGACCTGTCCATGTCGCCGACGGCGGCGAACTACGTTGAGCTTGTCGTGAACGGCGACTCGGAATACATCGCCGTCGAAGACAAGACCACGGGGACCGTCACGGCGCAACACCGGCCCGCTGTGGGTCAGTTCACGCTGTCGGGCGGCGACGACGGTCTCACCGGCATTGCCGACGAGGACTACATCGGCGACCATTCGCAGCACACGGGTTTCAGTGCCTTCGAAGACGTGTTCGACCTGAACCTGCTTTGCATCCCCGGCGTCACCACGGGCGCGGTCCTGAACGCAGCCCTCACGTATGCGGAATTGCGCAAAGACGTGTTCTGCATTCTGGACACACCGATGGGCCTGACGCCGCAGGAAACGCTGGATTTCAGGCGCGGCCAGGGCGGATATGCCCACGAGGCGTTCAACTCGTCCTACGGCGCGTTGTACTGGCCGTGGCTGCGTATCGAAGATCCGGTCAGCGGCCATGAGAAGCTCGTGCCGCCGTCGGGCGCGGTTGCGGGCTGCTACGCCCGGAACGACCAGAAAGCCTACGTATGGTCGGCGCCCGCGGGTATCGACCGGGGCCGTGTCTTCAACGTCCAGGGTGTGGCCTACCTCACCCAGCGCGCGGACCGCGACGTGCTCTATCCCGAAGGAATCAATGTCATTGCGGTGTTTCCGGACTCCGGCGTGAACGTCTGGGGGCAGAAAACGCTGCTCCAACAGCCGTCCGCAGCGGACCGAGTCAATGTCCGGCGCCTCATGATCTATATGGAGCGCGCCGTCGGGGACTCTTCCCGTTTCGTGACCTTCGAGCCGAACCATCCCCGCACGTGGCGGGCGTTGCTCCGGCTCATCAACCCGTTCCTGCAGGACGTCAAGAGCAACGGCGGCGTCTATGACTACCGCGTCCAATGCGATGCGGAGACCAATCCGCCCGCCGTGCAGGACCGAAACGAAATCGTTGCCCGTGTGTTCGTGAAGCCCACGAAGACCGCCGAATTCGTGGAACTCAACTTCGTGATGACGGACACGGGCA